The DNA window AAATAGTTTTGCGGTAAAATTTTTTTTAAGTCAACAATATAATATTGAAAAAAAATTAGATCTCAAAAGTGTTCCAAGTATTATAGTAAACAATCAATTTATTATAAATAACGACGAAATTCATGCTAGTTCTATAGAAAATTACACCGAAAGATATATTAACATAATTAGAAATTTATTATCTAATAATTAATATTATCTAAAATAGAACTATCTTATATAAAAATTATATAAGTAAATTTTTAATTATGAATTATATAAATGAAAAAATTATATTAATAGATGGTTCCATATATTTATATCGTGCATATTATGGATTGCCTAATTTAAAAAATAAATTAGGACAACCAATAGGTGCTCTTTACGGAATGATTAGCATGATAAAAAAAATATTAAAAAAATATAATCCTTATTATATAGCTATAATATTTGATTCAGGAAAATGTAATTATAGAAGTCAAATATATGAATTATATAAAAAAAACAGAAACAAAATGCCAGATGATTTATATGTTCAAATACCCAGAATAAAAAAAATACTTAAAAAAATGGGATTATCTATTTTTTCCATTGAAGGTACAGAAGCTGATGATATTATTGGAACAATATCAAAATTATTAGAAAATCAAGGAAGAAAAACACTTATATTTACTAATGATAAAGATATGATGCAATTAGTATCAAATAATATAAACATAATTCATGTCAGCTCTTATCAAAGATTTGATCCTTATGCCGTATATTTAAAATATAGAGTCTTTCCGCATGTAATTTCTGATTATCTTGCTTTGGTAGGAGATGCATCAGATAATATTCCAGGAGCTCCTGGAATAGGAAAAAAAGCAGCCTCAATTTTATTATCTCAATTTTATTCTATTGAAGGCATTTACGAAAATATTAACAATATTAAAAATATGAATTTTTTTAATAAAAATAAAATAATTAAGTCTTTACAGAATAATAGATCTAAAATATTTAAGTATCATAAATTAACTAGAATTAATACTGATATTAAAATAAGATTTTCTATTAAAGATATTAAATTAAAACATCAAAAATCTTATTATTAATAATAATATTTTATATTTTAATTTTCATAATTATTTTATAAAATGTGAATTTTTTATTTTTTAAAAAATAAAGTTTATTGATTTCATTAAAATAAGGTTAAAGATTATTTAAAATCAAAAAAACCTTATTTAAGCGATTTCAAAGTTCCCTTTGGAAAAATATTAGTAATACAATCTTTTTTAATTATTATTAAATTGTTTTCGTACAATTCTAATAAAATATAATTTATATCTATAATTTTTATTATTTTCCCAATAATTCCCGAAGAAGTAAGCACTTCGTCTCCTTTCGCTAAAGAAGTAATTAATTTTTTATGTACATTAGCTCTTTTTTGTTGAGGTCTTAAAATAATAAAATAAAAAACAATACCAAATATTAATAGCATTATTAATAGCGTATATGGGTTATTTTGTGTATTTGGAATTGGATTTTTATCGAAATTTATGTTGTCAAAAAATACATTCATTATATTTTATCTCGGAAAATATTGTAACTTGTATATTATTTTTATTTTTTTTTAAAATTTTGAATTATACTGAATTCTATTTATTTTGATTTCATTTTTTAATTAATCAAATTAAATTTAACTAATATCTTAAAAAGAACCTACTTATTTCTAATAAGATTTTTTTATTACCGTGATTATAGTATAAAATATATATGTTTTAAATACTTTATAATAAATTTATCAAAATTTTAACTTTATAAAAGTTTATATTTAAAATGAAATATCTTTTCAAAAGATAATAATAAATTTTTTTACATTAGTAATGTATATAGATTTACAATCTGTTAACTTAGATTGAAGTTAAATAAACTTCTATCATTAATAATATTTTCAATATAATTTATTTGGTCAAATATATGTCAAAAAAAAATTTTTCTACTTGGCGTATTTTTTGTCGTTTATGGTCTATCATTTCACCTTTTAAAGGAGGGTTAATTATTGCAACAATAGCTCTAATAATTAACGCTACAAGTGATACGCTTATGTTATCTTTACTTAAACCTTTATTAGATGATGGATTTAAAGGACTTAATAATATCATTCCTATTTGGATGCCTCTTACAATTATCGTTTTAATGTGTTCTCGAGGTAGTAGCGGATTTATATCGAATTATTGTTTATCTTGGGTGTCTGGAAAAGTAGTTATGCGTATGCGAAAAAATCTATTTCAACATATTATGCAAATGCCTGTATCTTTTTTTGATCGAAAATCAACTGGTACACTATTATCGCATATTACTTATGATACAGAACAAGTTGCATCATCATCTTCCAGTGTATTGATTACTGTTGTACGAGAAGGATCATTAATAATTGGATTATTTTTTATGATATTTTATCATAGTTGGCAACTATCATCTATTTTAATCGTAATCACTCCTATAGTATTTTTTTTTATTAAATATATCTCTAAAAAATTTAGAAAAATTAACAAAAAAATTCAAAACAATATGGGCATGGTTACTAATAGTGCAGAACAAATGTTAAAAGGTCACAAAGAAATTCGTATTTTTGGTGGTCAAAAAAAAGAAAGCGAACGTTTTAATTATTTTAGTAATTTCATGAGACAACAAAGCATGAAAGTAGTAGTAGCATCTGCTGGATTAGACGTTATTATACAATTTATTGCATCTTTAGCATTAGCAGGAATATTATATATCGCTAGTTTGCCTAAAGTTATAGAAAGTTTAACAGCAGGAACGATTACAGTAATTTTTTCTTCTATGATCGCGTTAATGCGTCCATTAAAATCGTTAACAAATGTAAACTCACATTTTCAAAAAGGCATGGTGGCATGTCAAACGTTGTTTTCTATATTAGATATTCAAAAAGAACAAGATTACGGATCTCTACACATTAAAAGAGCACGAGGCGAAATTAAGTTTAAAAATGTTACATTTACTTATCCCGGGAAAACTCAGCCATCCTTAAAAAATATTAATATTAAAATTTCAGCAGGATACACTGTTGCTTTAATTGGATCTTCTGGTTCAGGAAAATCAACTTTAATAAATTTATTAACTAGATTTTATGATGCGAATCAAGGCACTATTTTTCTTGATAATATCGATTTAAAAAAATATAAATTAGATAACTTAAGAAATCAGATGGCTTTAGTATCACAAAATGTGTATTTATTTAACGATACTATAGCAAATAATATTGCATATGCAAAAAAAGATATTTATTCTAAAAAACAAATTGAAAAAGCTGCTTCTATGGCATATGCAATGAATTTTATTATTAAAATGAAAAACGGATTAAATACAATTATAGGTGAAAATGGTACGTTATTATCTGGAGGACAACGTCAAAGAATTGCGATTGCAAGAGCTCTATTACGCGATTGTCCGATTTTAATTCTCGATGAAGCTACATCTGCTTTAGATATAGAATCTGAAATAGCTATACAAAAAGCACTAAATAAACTGAAAAAAAATCGTACATCTCTAATTATAGCACATCGTATTTCTACTATAAAAAAATCTGATATAATATTATTAGTAGAAAACGGAAAAATAATAGAACATGGCAATCATCATGAACTTATGGAACTCCAAGGGACATATGCTCATATGCACTATCTGCAATTGGGTAAATAACAAAAAATATCGAATTAAAAGATTTTTTGTATCTTTTATCGAATATATTTGGTTTCAAAAAACTATATTCATATTTTTTTTATTTCCATTTTCAATGATATATTTATGTGTTACTAAATTTATTCATATTTTATACAAAATTGGTTATAAAAAAATAAAAAAATTCGAAATTCCGATTATAGTTATAGGCAATATTACCGTTGGAGGCAATGGGAAAACACCTTTAGTAATATGGTTATGTGAACAACTAAAAAAAAAAATTGGCAAGTAGGCGTAGTTTCAAGAGGATATGGCAGAAAAAATAAAAAAATTTCTGTAATTGTTGATAAAAATACGACGCATGAAGAATGCGGAGATGAGCCGGCAATAATATATAACAAACTTCATATACCTGTTGCAGTAAGTTCTAATCGAATAGAAGCAGTAAATATGTTATTGAAATTAAACAATCTAGACGTTATTATTTCTGATGATGGTTTGCAACATTATTCAATGGGTCGATCTATTGAATGGATAGCAGTAGATTATAAAAAAAAATTCGGAAATAATTTGCTTTTACCAGCAGGACCAATGCGAGAAACAAAAAATAAGTTATTTTCTGTAGAAAACGTAATTTTAAACGGATTTTGTATAAAATATAATAAAAATGTTCAAGCTAGATTTTATCATAAAAATTTTGCTATTAATTTAGTAACTAATAAAAAAAAAAATTATCACACTTATTCCCACTTGTTGCTATAGCAGGAATTAGCAATCCAGGGAAATTTTTTAATATGCTACGAGATAGTAAAATATATCCTGTAAAAGAAATTAGTTTTTTAGATCATCAAAAATATCAGGAAAATATGCTTACTATCCTTACTTCAAAAGAAGAACAATTATTAATGACAGAAAAAGATGCAATAAAATGCAAAAAATTTGCAAAAAATAATTGGTGGTATATACCTATATATGTTTGCATTAATAAAAAATTCAAAAAAGTTTTATTAAAACCAATAGAAAATAAAATAAAAAAATATCGCAAAAAATTTAAAAAAATTTCTTATTAAATTTTAAATTGTTAATCTTAGGATTATTGTATGGATCAAAAATTGTTAAATATTATTGCTTGTCCAATATGTTATGGTAAATTAATTTTTTGTTCAGAAAAACAAGAACTGATTTGCAAATTAGATTTAGTAGCATTTCCTATTCATGAAGGTATTCCTATTTTAATAAAAAATGCAAGTTATTCAATAAAATAAATAATAAGGCAAAATAATGAATTTTATTATTATTATACCTGCAAGATTGTTATCAACCCGATTTCCTAATAAACCTTTAGTGAAAATCGGCGGAAAACCGATGATAATAAGAACAATAGAATCTGCAGAACAATCAGGAGCAAAACGTATAATTGTTGCAACTGATCATCAGAAAATTGCAGATATGGTAAAAAAAAGCGGTAAAGAAGTTTATATAACAAAGAAACAACATAATTCTGGAACAGAAAGATTGTTTGAAGTGATCGAAAATTTCAAATTTGAAGATAATCAAATTGTTGTTAACCTACAAGTAGACGAACCATTTATTCCAGGTTGTGTAATAAAAAAAGTTGTGAATATTTTAAATAATAAAAACGTAGATGTTTCTACTTTAGCTATTCCAACAAATAAAAAAGTAGAAATTTTTAATCCAAATACCGTAAAAGTGATTACTGATGCTTCTGGAAATGCTTTGTATTTTTCTCGTTCTGTAATTCCATGGTGCAAAAATTATAAATCTTTTAAATCAGTTTTTTTGAGGCACATAGGTATTTATGCATATCATGCAAAGTTCATTCGTCTATATGTTAAATTATTACCTGTAAAAATAGAAAAATTAGAAAATTTAGAGCAATTAAGAATTTTATGGTATAGAAAAAAAATATATGTTTTAATTGAAAATGTTCGTGAATGTATTAGTATTAATACTCCAGAAGATCTGAAACACATCAATAAATTTTTTAAATTTTAACAATTCAAATTTTTAAAAAATTTTTATAAACGTTCTTTAACTCTTGCAGATTTTCCAGATTTGTATCTTAAATAATATAATTTTGATTTTCTTACAATACTATGACGTTGCACAATAAAGCTTTCAATAATAGGAGAATGTATATGAAATAAGCGCTCTACTCCTTCGCCATTTGATATCTTTCTTAAAGTAATTGAAGAGCTAATATGTTTATTTTTCATTGCAATTATCATGCCTTCAAATATTTGAATTCTTTTCTTTTCTCCTTCTACAATCCATAATCTAATTTTTACAATGTCTCCTGAGCAAAATTTTGGTAAATTTTTTTTTATTTGAAAATCGTTTATAGATTTTATAATATTATTCATTTTCTGAATACCTCTTTTTTTTGATAAAATTCAAATTGGAACTCGTGTAAAAGTTTTTTTTGTTTATATGTTAAATTTATATTATCTAGCAATTTTGGTTTTTTTATCCACGTTTGTCCTAATGCATGTTTTAATCTCCATTCTGCTATTTTTTTATGATTTCCTGATAATAATACTGAAGGAACTTTCATGTTGTTAAACATTTTTGGATATGTATAATCTGGACAGCTTAAAATTCCATTAAAAAAAGAATCTGTTGTATAAGATTTTTTTTTTAGTACTCCTGGAATCATTCTTGAAATAGCATCAATTAAAATCATTGCAGCTAATTCTCCTCCACTTAAAATATAATCCCCTATGGAGATTTCTTCATCTACTTCAGAAAAAATTATACGTTCATCAATGCCTTTATATCTTCCGCATATTATAAGTAATTTTTTATTTTTCAATAATTGTACAATTTTAAATTGATTTAATAAATCTCCTTTTGGAGAAACGTATATAGTTTTTATTTGAGATCCCAATTCTTTTTTTGCTGTGAGGATTGTATTCTGTAATGGTTTAGGTTGCATTAACATTCCAGAACCTCCTCCATATATTTTATGATCAATTTTTCTTCTTTTATTTTCTGAATAATCTCTAGGATTCCAAAAACTTAAATTTAAATAATTTTTTTTTAATATATTTTTAATAATTCCATGATTCATAAAATCATAAAACATACTAGGAAATATTGTAATTATACCAATTTGCATGATTTTACTTTTGTTTATTGTAAAAGTTTGAATTCCAATCTACTCTAATTATTTTAGAATTTTTATCAATTTTTTTTATAAAAACTTCATAAACAAATGGAATTAAATATTCTTTAAATCTTAAATGATTTTTTTTTTGAGATCGTATTACTAATATATCATGATGTGAAGATCGCAAAAAATTTACTACTTTTCCTAAATTAAAATTTTTTGTATTAAGAACTTGTAATCCAATGATTTCGTGCAAATAATATTCGTTATTTTTTAATTTATTTAATTGCTTTTGAAATAGCATAACATTGAGATTTGTTATCGAACTAGCTGCACATCTATTGTTAATTGCTTCTATTTTCGCAATAAACTTTTTATAATAAGTTTTCCAAGAAGTAACGTAACATTTTTGATATATGTTATTTATTTTAAATATCCAAGGTTGATATTTAAATATATTTTGAGATTTTTCTGTATATGAAATTACTTTTACCCATCCTTTTATTCCAAAAGGAGCTCCTATTTTCCCTATAGAAATTAAAATATCGTGTATCATTAAAAATTGTTATTTTTTATATTGAGAGATTAATTTTTTTACTCGATTTGAAATTTGAGCGCCTTTTTGTATCCAAAAATTTATACGGTTGATTTTTAAAGAATATGCAATAGATTTTCCTGAAGGGATTGGGTTTAAAAAACCTAATCTTTCAATAAATTTGCCATCTCTTGGTTTTCGGCTATCACTGACGATAACCTGATAGAATGGTTTGTTTCTTGAACCTTTACGTGAAAGACGGATAATAACCATAGTTTTTTATTGACTAATAAATTATAATAAATAGTACAAAATATTTTAGCATAAATTTTATTAAATTTAATTTTTTCGAGGTCGAAAAGGTATTAAATTTTTAATTTTTTGCATAGTTTTTATTAATCCTTTATTTTTAATTTGTTTCATAATTTTTTCTGTATCATAAAATCTTTTTAATAATATATTTATATCTTGTACTTTAGTGCCCGATCCAAAAGCAATTCTTTTTTTTCTAGAGCTTTTAATAATACTTGGATTATTACGTTCTTGTATAGTCATAGATTTAATAATTGCTTCCATTTTTGTGAATAATTTATCATTTATATTTTCATTTGCACAATCTGCATATTGTGATGTTTTGGACAATTGGTGCATTACCGTTTTAATCCCACCTATTTTTTTTATTTGAGATAAATGTGATAAAAAATCATTTAAATTAAATGTTTTATTTTTTTTATCTAAAAAAGTTTTTTTTTGTTTTTTAATTTTACTAACTTGATGTTCTACTTGCTTTATTAAAGAAAATATATCGTGCATTCCCAAAATTTTTTGTGCTAAAATTTTAGGAGAAAATATTTCTAATTGATCTACATGTTCTCCTGTTCCAATAAATTTAATTGGTTTTTTAGTGATATATCTCGCTGATAATGCAACGCCTCCACGTGCATCCCCGTCTAATTTAGTGAGAATAATTCCTGTAAGAGATAGTGTATTGCTAAAAGTTTTTATGTTGTTTATTGCATCTTGTCCCATCATAGAATCTATGACATAAAGTGTTTCTGATGGTCTGAAAATATTTTGCAATTGTTGAATTTTTTGAATCATCTTTAAGTTAGTATGCATTATTCCTGCTGTATCAATAAGTACAATGTCATGTTTCAATTTTGCTTTTTGAATAGCACTTTGAATTAAAATTTCTGCATTATTATTCAATTCTTGTACATTAAAAAAGTCTATTCCAGCTTTTTTTGCAAGATATTCTAATTGTTTTAAAGCAGCGGGTCGATGAAAATCAATAGAGATTGTTAACACATTTTTTGCATGTTTATTTTTTAAATATTTCCCTAATTTTCCAATCGTTGTAGTTTTTCCGCTACCTTGAGGTCCTACTAAAAAAATAATAGTTGGAGAATTTTTTGAATATATTAATTCTGATTGCGTACTTCCTATAATATTTATCAATTCATTATGTACAATTTTAATAAATTCTTGACCAGGTGTTAAATTTTTATTTATTTCTTTGTTTAATGCGATATTTTTAATTTCCTGAATAAATTTTTCAATAACAGGTAAGGCGACATCTGCTTCTAAAAGTGCTATACGCACTTGACGTAAAGTATTGCCGATATTTTCCGAAGTCAATCGTCCTCTTTCGCTAATATTTTTTAAGATATTATGTAATTTATTAGATAAATTTGAAAAAATCATGTTTATTCATTAAAATTTTATATGTTATTAAATTTTTCAGTTTTTATTTTCAATAATTTTTTGTTTATGTAATGAAACTTTGGATTCTCTTTTTAGATTTTTTTCGCTTAATACTTTTAGTTTTTCTTTTTTCCAATGCAATTGATATGATTTTGCTAATTTTAACCCTAAATTTTCAAATCCGACATCCATAGTATGTCTGAACACTTTTCCTGACAAAGTCATGTTAGGCTGCTCTAACATTTCAAATAAATCATGAAAAATTTTTTTATAAATATCTTTTTTTTTATTATAATATAAAATTTCTGCTATGTATTGCAAATCTTGTAATAAATTTTTTAATATATCGGATAATTTTTTTTCTTTATGCTCTAAATATGATATTAATTTAATATTTGGTTTACGTCCTTTTAATGCAACTCGATTCCAGTTTTCATGAATAAACTTTAATTCTGTATTACTAATCGGCGGAGATTGTACTAAAATACACCAAATTAAAAATAAATCTAAAAAATATATTTGATGTTTTTTTAATCCAATTGGAGAAAATGGATTAATATCTAAAGAACGAATTTCTACATATTCAATTCCTTTTGAATGTAAAGCATGAAATAGAGATTCGTTAATTTTTAATGTACGTTTTGGACGAATAGGAGTATATAACTCATTTACTTTTTGTAATAAATTTGTATTTAATTGAAGGTAACGCTTATTTTTTTTTATACCGATTTTTTGATATTTTGAATAAGGCGTTTGTGTTGCCTTAAAAAGAGCTTCGATATATTCTGTTAAGTTATTAAATTTTATTTTTATTTTTTTTTGAACTTTGTTGATATAACCTATTTCACTTAATCTCAATGATGTTGCATAAGGTAAATATATATCGCCATATTTATTTTTTTTAAATGGTAATTTAACATTTATTTTTTTTAGAAATGAAGAATGTACAACCGGTGATGCTCCAAAATAATATGTCATAATCCAACCAAGACGATAATAATTTCTTATCAAATTTAAATATCCCTCTGATGAAACCATTTTTATAGAATCTTTTTTACAAAAAACATGATATTCATTCCAAAATTTTTTACTGAAAGAAATATTATAATGTATTCCAGATATTATTTGAACACGAGCTCCATATCTATTTTTCAATCCGAAACGATAAATATTTTTGATTTTACCTAATTCTGAATTTCCATACTGTGCTATTAAAATAGATAATTCATTTTTTATTTTACATGGCATACTCATAGGCCACAAAAATTCATGATGTAGATTGTTTGTAACAAATTTGTGTAAATCTTGTAAAAAATTTATCATATTTTCTATATTTTTATTTACTGGAGTAATTAGTTCTAGTAATGATTCGGCAAAATCAGTAGTAATCCAATTATGTGTTAAAGGGGATCCAAATAATTTTGGATGCAAAGTTTTTGAAATATTTCCATCATAATCAACGCGTAAAGTTTCTCTTTCTATACCTCTAAATATAATTTTAAATATTTCTGAATTTTCTTTAATCCAAGGAAATATTTTAGATGCTGTTGGTAACAAATTTACCTCTCATTGTTTTTTGTAATATTAATATTATTGATAAGTATTTATTCTAAATCTTTTAAGATTGTAAACTAATATAGTAAAATGCAAATTTATTTTATAAATTAAAATAAATTTTTTAATATTTAATATATTAAGTATATGTTACATTTGATGATATACAATATATGATTATTATTTTCATATATCTTTGATTACAGAATGACATAAAAAGTTATCTTGTATACAATAGTAATTAAATAAAACTTAATATGTTAAATATTTTAATTATATATAATAGTAGTATTATTTAATATTTTTATTTATTGTATGATATTTAATTTTTCTATTAACCAATGACAACAGTTTTGATATTGTTTTGGTAATTTCTTTTCTAGAGTTATTATGCTATTTTTTAATGCTTCATAATGATTTGAAATTAAATTTATATGACCCATTTTTCTATACTTAGAAATACTTTTATTGTACCAATGTAAACATAGCAAAGGATCGTTTAACCAAGCTATATTGAGATAATTACCAATTATATTAATCATTACAGAAAAACAATTTATTTTAGGAATAGGCATAGGAAGATCTAATATAGATCGAAGATGTAATTCAAATTGATTTATAGAAGAACTATTTTGTGTCCAATGACCACTATTATGGACTCTTGGAGATATTTCATTAATAATAATTTCGTTATTTTTTAAAACAAAAAATTCCATTGCTATTATTCCAATATAATTTGTTGATCTCATGAAACTACTTAAAATTGATTCTGATTTTTCTTGTAGCAAATAATAATTTTTAATATCAGGAATACTGCATCTTAATATCCCCTGTTCATGGAAGTTACATGTTATTGGATAAAACACTATTTTTCCGAATTTATTTCTAGCTCCAATGAGAGAAATTTCTTCTACAAAATTAATTTTTTTTTCAGCAATATAATTCTCGTAAATTTTTATATTAAATTTTTTTTTGTCTTTAAATGACAATTGATATTGATTTTTCCCGTTATATCCTCCTGTTCTTTTTTTTAAGATGATATTATCTCCAAGAGTGTAAAAAATTGTTTTCCATTGAGAAAATTTTTGAATTTTTATCCATGAAGCAGTAGGTAATTGTAATTTATCAATTAATTCTTTTTGATATAATCTATCTACAATTAACGGCAAAATATTACGATTAATGAATGTATTATTTTTACATATTTTTTGAATGAATTTTGTTTTTTTCCAATGTTCTACTTCTACAGTAATAACACTATTTTTATGCAAAATAGTATTAAATTTTATTTGATTTTTTACGTTAATAGGAATTACTGGAATTCCTAAAACTGATCCGGATTGAAATAGCATAAGAGATAATTGCCCATCTCCAATAACATACACAAATTTTTTCATATATTTATAGGTTTATAATTTAATATCTTGTGAGTAATATCATTTCTTCTATTTTTAATGCGTATATGCAATGGTTTATCATGTAGCGCAAGAATTTGAGCAGCTAATATAGCTGCATTTATTGCACCTGATTTTCCAATAGCTAATGTGCCTACTGGAACTTCAGATGGCATTTGAACAATTGAATATAAGCTATCCAGTCCTTTTAGTTGTTTAGTTTCTACAGGAACGCCTAAAACAGGCAACAATGTCTTCGATGCTAACATTCCGGGTAGATGAGCAGCTCCTCCAGCACCTGCAATTAATATATGATATCCAATTTTTTTAGCTTGTTCTGCAAACTTAAATAATTGATCTGGAGTACGATGAGCAGAAATTACTTTAAGATCAAAATTAATTTGTAGTTCTTTGAGAGTATATGCGCAATGTTTGAGTGTATTCCAGTCGCTGATTGATCCCATAATAACGGCAATTTTTTTTTGATTAGTATTATGCATATTGTATATTTTTTAATATTTAACTATTTATAAAAAATTGAAATTTTTTATTTTTAAAATGAAAATTTAATTTTAAATTATATAAATCAAATTTTTTATTTATTTTTAAATTTTTTCCAAAGTGTAAGAGATAGTAGAATTAAAGTATTTTGAAAATTTAATTAACGATAGTTTATTTTTTATTTCCAATACATAACCTGCTTTATCCCACATTCCTAAAACTATTCTATAATGATTTTTAGGTAAGCGATGAATTCTTGGAAGATGAGTATGTCCGT is part of the Wigglesworthia glossinidia endosymbiont of Glossina morsitans morsitans (Yale colony) genome and encodes:
- the kdsB gene encoding 3-deoxy-manno-octulosonate cytidylyltransferase, with the protein product MNFIIIIPARLLSTRFPNKPLVKIGGKPMIIRTIESAEQSGAKRIIVATDHQKIADMVKKSGKEVYITKKQHNSGTERLFEVIENFKFEDNQIVVNLQVDEPFIPGCVIKKVVNILNNKNVDVSTLAIPTNKKVEIFNPNTVKVITDASGNALYFSRSVIPWCKNYKSFKSVFLRHIGIYAYHAKFIRLYVKLLPVKIEKLENLEQLRILWYRKKIYVLIENVRECISINTPEDLKHINKFFKF
- a CDS encoding tetraacyldisaccharide 4'-kinase, whose protein sequence is MLRDSKIYPVKEISFLDHQKYQENMLTILTSKEEQLLMTEKDAIKCKKFAKNNWWYIPIYVCINKKFKKVLLKPIENKIKKYRKKFKKISY
- the rimM gene encoding ribosome maturation factor RimM (Essential for efficient processing of 16S rRNA), with amino-acid sequence MIHDILISIGKIGAPFGIKGWVKVISYTEKSQNIFKYQPWIFKINNIYQKCYVTSWKTYYKKFIAKIEAINNRCAASSITNLNVMLFQKQLNKLKNNEYYLHEIIGLQVLNTKNFNLGKVVNFLRSSHHDILVIRSQKKNHLRFKEYLIPFVYEVFIKKIDKNSKIIRVDWNSNFYNKQK
- the rpsP gene encoding 30S ribosomal protein S16, which codes for MVIIRLSRKGSRNKPFYQVIVSDSRKPRDGKFIERLGFLNPIPSGKSIAYSLKINRINFWIQKGAQISNRVKKLISQYKK
- the msbA gene encoding lipid A ABC transporter ATP-binding protein/permease MsbA, with amino-acid sequence MSKKNFSTWRIFCRLWSIISPFKGGLIIATIALIINATSDTLMLSLLKPLLDDGFKGLNNIIPIWMPLTIIVLMCSRGSSGFISNYCLSWVSGKVVMRMRKNLFQHIMQMPVSFFDRKSTGTLLSHITYDTEQVASSSSSVLITVVREGSLIIGLFFMIFYHSWQLSSILIVITPIVFFFIKYISKKFRKINKKIQNNMGMVTNSAEQMLKGHKEIRIFGGQKKESERFNYFSNFMRQQSMKVVVASAGLDVIIQFIASLALAGILYIASLPKVIESLTAGTITVIFSSMIALMRPLKSLTNVNSHFQKGMVACQTLFSILDIQKEQDYGSLHIKRARGEIKFKNVTFTYPGKTQPSLKNINIKISAGYTVALIGSSGSGKSTLINLLTRFYDANQGTIFLDNIDLKKYKLDNLRNQMALVSQNVYLFNDTIANNIAYAKKDIYSKKQIEKAASMAYAMNFIIKMKNGLNTIIGENGTLLSGGQRQRIAIARALLRDCPILILDEATSALDIESEIAIQKALNKLKKNRTSLIIAHRISTIKKSDIILLVENGKIIEHGNHHELMELQGTYAHMHYLQLGK
- the rplS gene encoding 50S ribosomal protein L19, with the translated sequence MNNIIKSINDFQIKKNLPKFCSGDIVKIRLWIVEGEKKRIQIFEGMIIAMKNKHISSSITLRKISNGEGVERLFHIHSPIIESFIVQRHSIVRKSKLYYLRYKSGKSARVKERL
- a CDS encoding 5'-3' exonuclease, encoding MNYINEKIILIDGSIYLYRAYYGLPNLKNKLGQPIGALYGMISMIKKILKKYNPYYIAIIFDSGKCNYRSQIYELYKKNRNKMPDDLYVQIPRIKKILKKMGLSIFSIEGTEADDIIGTISKLLENQGRKTLIFTNDKDMMQLVSNNINIIHVSSYQRFDPYAVYLKYRVFPHVISDYLALVGDASDNIPGAPGIGKKAASILLSQFYSIEGIYENINNIKNMNFFNKNKIIKSLQNNRSKIFKYHKLTRINTDIKIRFSIKDIKLKHQKSYY
- the trmD gene encoding tRNA (guanosine(37)-N1)-methyltransferase TrmD, coding for MQIGIITIFPSMFYDFMNHGIIKNILKKNYLNLSFWNPRDYSENKRRKIDHKIYGGGSGMLMQPKPLQNTILTAKKELGSQIKTIYVSPKGDLLNQFKIVQLLKNKKLLIICGRYKGIDERIIFSEVDEEISIGDYILSGGELAAMILIDAISRMIPGVLKKKSYTTDSFFNGILSCPDYTYPKMFNNMKVPSVLLSGNHKKIAEWRLKHALGQTWIKKPKLLDNINLTYKQKKLLHEFQFEFYQKKEVFRK
- a CDS encoding Trm112 family protein produces the protein MDQKLLNIIACPICYGKLIFCSEKQELICKLDLVAFPIHEGIPILIKNASYSIK
- a CDS encoding signal recognition particle protein is translated as MIFSNLSNKLHNILKNISERGRLTSENIGNTLRQVRIALLEADVALPVIEKFIQEIKNIALNKEINKNLTPGQEFIKIVHNELINIIGSTQSELIYSKNSPTIIFLVGPQGSGKTTTIGKLGKYLKNKHAKNVLTISIDFHRPAALKQLEYLAKKAGIDFFNVQELNNNAEILIQSAIQKAKLKHDIVLIDTAGIMHTNLKMIQKIQQLQNIFRPSETLYVIDSMMGQDAINNIKTFSNTLSLTGIILTKLDGDARGGVALSARYITKKPIKFIGTGEHVDQLEIFSPKILAQKILGMHDIFSLIKQVEHQVSKIKKQKKTFLDKKNKTFNLNDFLSHLSQIKKIGGIKTVMHQLSKTSQYADCANENINDKLFTKMEAIIKSMTIQERNNPSIIKSSRKKRIAFGSGTKVQDINILLKRFYDTEKIMKQIKNKGLIKTMQKIKNLIPFRPRKN
- the yajC gene encoding preprotein translocase subunit YajC, whose protein sequence is MNVFFDNINFDKNPIPNTQNNPYTLLIMLLIFGIVFYFIILRPQQKRANVHKKLITSLAKGDEVLTSSGIIGKIIKIIDINYILLELYENNLIIIKKDCITNIFPKGTLKSLK